One window from the genome of Choloepus didactylus isolate mChoDid1 chromosome 2, mChoDid1.pri, whole genome shotgun sequence encodes:
- the SLAMF8 gene encoding SLAM family member 8 isoform X1, with product MWSLQSLLLWKALLPMAVTGTQLQGQVGGSVLLMAERPPGFQVREAIWRSLWPSEELLATFFRGSLETLYHSRFLGRVQLHSNLSLELQPLMSGDSGNFSVLLVDTEGRAQTQTLQLKVYDAVPRPVVQVFITKTGDAQPPKTCQVFLSCWAPNVSDVTYSWRQEGHIGFGLEPQGLFMDGQVLRVSLGPGDKGVAYSCIVSNPVSWDLVTVTPWESCLRGAAPGKSSYKDVLLVAVPISLFLVLAGLFSVWHYGPCSGRSPVSTAGKKKKEVCADDVAPETENPLV from the exons ATGTGGTCCCTGCAGAGTCTGCTCCTCTGGAAAG CACTGCTGCCCATGGCAGTTACTGGTACCCAACtgcaggggcaggtggggggctCGGTGCTGCTGATGGCAGAGCGCCCCCCTGGATTCCAAGTCCGCGAGGCCATCTGGCGATCTCTCTGGCCTTCGGAGGAGCTTCTGGCGACGTTTTTCCGGGGCTCCCTGGAGACTCTGTACCACTCCCGCTTCCTGGGCCGAGTCCAGCTGCACAGCAACCTCAGCCTGGAGCTCCAGCCACTGATGTCTGGAGACAGTGGCAACTTCTCTGTGTTGCTGGTGGACACGGAGGGCCGGGCCCAGACCCAGACCCTGCAGCTGAAAGTGTATG ATGCAGTGCCCAGGCCCGTGGTACAAGTGTTCATCACTAAAACAGGGGATGCCCAGCCCCCCAAGACCTGCCAAGTCTTCCTGTCCTGCTGGGCCCCCAACGTCAGTGATGTGACCTACAGCTGGCGACAGGAGGGGCACATTGGCTTTGGTCTCGAACCCCAGGGCCTCTTCATGGATGGACAAGTGCTTAGGGTTTCACTGGGACCTGGAGACAAGGGCGTGGCCTATTCCTGCATTGTCTCCAACCCTGTCAGCTGGGACTTGGTCACCGTCACCCCCTGGGAAAGCTGTCTCCGTGGGGCAG CACCAGGAAAGTCCTCCTACAAAGACGTGCTGCTGGTGGCGGTGCCAATCTCGCTGTTCCTGGTCCTGGCCGGTCTCTTCTCTGTCTGGCACTATGGCCCCTGCTCAGGTAGGAGCCCTGTGAGTACAGCAG ggaaaaaaaagaaggaagtctGTGCTGATGACGTAGCTCCAGAAACAGAGAATCCCCTTGTCTAG
- the SLAMF8 gene encoding SLAM family member 8 isoform X2 has product MWSLQSLLLWKALLPMAVTGTQLQGQVGGSVLLMAERPPGFQVREAIWRSLWPSEELLATFFRGSLETLYHSRFLGRVQLHSNLSLELQPLMSGDSGNFSVLLVDTEGRAQTQTLQLKVYDAVPRPVVQVFITKTGDAQPPKTCQVFLSCWAPNVSDVTYSWRQEGHIGFGLEPQGLFMDGQVLRVSLGPGDKGVAYSCIVSNPVSWDLVTVTPWESCLRGAAPGKSSYKDVLLVAVPISLFLVLAGLFSVWHYGPCSGKKKKEVCADDVAPETENPLV; this is encoded by the exons ATGTGGTCCCTGCAGAGTCTGCTCCTCTGGAAAG CACTGCTGCCCATGGCAGTTACTGGTACCCAACtgcaggggcaggtggggggctCGGTGCTGCTGATGGCAGAGCGCCCCCCTGGATTCCAAGTCCGCGAGGCCATCTGGCGATCTCTCTGGCCTTCGGAGGAGCTTCTGGCGACGTTTTTCCGGGGCTCCCTGGAGACTCTGTACCACTCCCGCTTCCTGGGCCGAGTCCAGCTGCACAGCAACCTCAGCCTGGAGCTCCAGCCACTGATGTCTGGAGACAGTGGCAACTTCTCTGTGTTGCTGGTGGACACGGAGGGCCGGGCCCAGACCCAGACCCTGCAGCTGAAAGTGTATG ATGCAGTGCCCAGGCCCGTGGTACAAGTGTTCATCACTAAAACAGGGGATGCCCAGCCCCCCAAGACCTGCCAAGTCTTCCTGTCCTGCTGGGCCCCCAACGTCAGTGATGTGACCTACAGCTGGCGACAGGAGGGGCACATTGGCTTTGGTCTCGAACCCCAGGGCCTCTTCATGGATGGACAAGTGCTTAGGGTTTCACTGGGACCTGGAGACAAGGGCGTGGCCTATTCCTGCATTGTCTCCAACCCTGTCAGCTGGGACTTGGTCACCGTCACCCCCTGGGAAAGCTGTCTCCGTGGGGCAG CACCAGGAAAGTCCTCCTACAAAGACGTGCTGCTGGTGGCGGTGCCAATCTCGCTGTTCCTGGTCCTGGCCGGTCTCTTCTCTGTCTGGCACTATGGCCCCTGCTCAG ggaaaaaaaagaaggaagtctGTGCTGATGACGTAGCTCCAGAAACAGAGAATCCCCTTGTCTAG
- the SLAMF8 gene encoding SLAM family member 8 isoform X3 has protein sequence MWSLQSLLLWKDAVPRPVVQVFITKTGDAQPPKTCQVFLSCWAPNVSDVTYSWRQEGHIGFGLEPQGLFMDGQVLRVSLGPGDKGVAYSCIVSNPVSWDLVTVTPWESCLRGAAPGKSSYKDVLLVAVPISLFLVLAGLFSVWHYGPCSGKKKKEVCADDVAPETENPLV, from the exons ATGTGGTCCCTGCAGAGTCTGCTCCTCTGGAAAG ATGCAGTGCCCAGGCCCGTGGTACAAGTGTTCATCACTAAAACAGGGGATGCCCAGCCCCCCAAGACCTGCCAAGTCTTCCTGTCCTGCTGGGCCCCCAACGTCAGTGATGTGACCTACAGCTGGCGACAGGAGGGGCACATTGGCTTTGGTCTCGAACCCCAGGGCCTCTTCATGGATGGACAAGTGCTTAGGGTTTCACTGGGACCTGGAGACAAGGGCGTGGCCTATTCCTGCATTGTCTCCAACCCTGTCAGCTGGGACTTGGTCACCGTCACCCCCTGGGAAAGCTGTCTCCGTGGGGCAG CACCAGGAAAGTCCTCCTACAAAGACGTGCTGCTGGTGGCGGTGCCAATCTCGCTGTTCCTGGTCCTGGCCGGTCTCTTCTCTGTCTGGCACTATGGCCCCTGCTCAG ggaaaaaaaagaaggaagtctGTGCTGATGACGTAGCTCCAGAAACAGAGAATCCCCTTGTCTAG